Proteins encoded together in one Haloarcula rubripromontorii window:
- a CDS encoding dicarboxylate/amino acid:cation symporter translates to MIRSARALWSRYRSIPLIWRIFVAFVVGTGAGIAFGEQMAVVRPVGDLFLRLLNMLVIPIIVFTLLTGIRQLSPAKLGKIGGATVGLYALTTTLAGIIGLAVANVLQPGRGIEFGGGEAQSKAPPSLLDVVLGIVPNNPVAALAEGNLLATVFFVIVFGIALTYVRSQQDALAESVDSVFEAFEVGAEAMFVIVRGVLEFGVLGVFALMASGIGTEGIGLFSSLGELVLAVAIAIVIHIGFTYLVFLMGVVADVSPIAFLSGARDAMVTAFATRSSSGTLPVTMRNADEDLQIAERVYSFTLPVGATANMDGAAIRQAITVMFAANVVGQPLVLTEQVFVLIVAVLISIGTAGVPGAGIVMLTVILTQVGLPLEVVGFVAGVDPILGRIATMNNVTGDLAVSTVVGKWNDGLDRGAGVWSRNLSGVAEFVPGDD, encoded by the coding sequence ATGATACGATCCGCTCGGGCACTGTGGAGCCGCTATCGATCCATCCCGCTCATCTGGCGCATCTTCGTCGCTTTCGTGGTGGGAACAGGTGCCGGTATCGCGTTCGGGGAGCAGATGGCCGTAGTCAGACCAGTAGGCGACCTCTTCCTTCGACTGCTCAATATGCTGGTCATCCCGATTATCGTCTTCACACTACTGACCGGCATTCGGCAGCTCTCCCCCGCGAAACTTGGGAAGATTGGTGGTGCGACAGTTGGCCTCTACGCCCTGACGACGACCCTCGCAGGCATCATTGGCCTTGCAGTTGCAAACGTGCTTCAGCCGGGCCGTGGAATCGAGTTCGGCGGCGGTGAAGCGCAATCGAAAGCGCCGCCGTCATTGCTGGATGTTGTGCTCGGTATCGTGCCAAACAATCCCGTCGCGGCGCTTGCAGAGGGGAATCTGCTGGCGACGGTTTTCTTCGTCATCGTATTCGGAATCGCGCTGACGTATGTCCGCTCCCAGCAGGACGCACTTGCAGAGAGCGTCGATTCGGTGTTCGAGGCCTTCGAAGTGGGTGCTGAAGCGATGTTCGTCATCGTTCGAGGGGTGCTCGAATTCGGTGTACTCGGCGTGTTCGCGTTGATGGCGTCCGGCATCGGCACTGAAGGCATCGGCCTGTTTTCTTCGCTGGGCGAACTCGTGTTGGCAGTCGCAATCGCAATCGTCATTCACATCGGCTTTACCTATCTCGTTTTCTTGATGGGTGTGGTCGCCGATGTCTCCCCGATTGCGTTCCTCAGCGGGGCAAGAGACGCGATGGTAACCGCATTCGCAACGCGGTCGTCGAGCGGAACGCTCCCTGTCACGATGCGTAATGCGGACGAAGACCTGCAGATCGCCGAGCGGGTGTATTCGTTCACCCTTCCAGTCGGTGCAACGGCGAATATGGACGGGGCCGCCATCCGACAGGCAATCACCGTGATGTTCGCTGCAAACGTCGTCGGACAGCCACTGGTACTTACTGAACAGGTCTTCGTCTTGATCGTGGCTGTCCTCATCAGTATCGGAACCGCTGGCGTTCCGGGAGCAGGCATTGTCATGCTCACTGTGATTCTTACACAGGTTGGCCTCCCGCTGGAGGTCGTTGGGTTCGTCGCCGGCGTGGACCCAATCCTCGGGCGGATTGCGACGATGAACAACGTCACAGGTGACCTCGCAGTTTCGACCGTTGTGGGAAAGTGGAACGACGGACTCGACCGTGGTGCGGGCGTCTGGTCACGGAACCTGAGCGGCGTCGCCGAGTTCGTTCCCGGTGACGATTAG
- the epsC gene encoding serine O-acetyltransferase EpsC — MDYCYTGDAHEKLFAAYRADEEPFPTQTQMEFPRREHRRPEVDILKRLFFPTCWNAAELVRDELAVLDRLDTLGGLFFAGIRPYSGSDPAETVDAVIDQLPAVRRRLKKDVEAAFKGDPAAKTYMEIIRSYPGFMAILVQRVAHTLYEAEASEYARELTEYAKTETGIDIHPGAEIGDHFFIDHGTGVVIGETTTVGEWVRLYQDVTLGALHFEADESDEHRLKKGYKRHPDIGDHVVIGAGTKVLGAITVGDHVSIGANSWVTDDVPDETKVYVTDHPTQERKRTK, encoded by the coding sequence ATGGACTACTGTTACACAGGCGACGCGCACGAGAAACTGTTCGCGGCGTACCGGGCAGACGAAGAACCGTTTCCGACCCAGACACAGATGGAGTTCCCGCGACGGGAACACCGAAGACCGGAAGTCGACATCCTCAAACGACTGTTCTTCCCGACCTGCTGGAACGCCGCTGAACTGGTCCGAGACGAACTCGCCGTTCTGGACCGTCTCGACACCCTGGGCGGCCTCTTCTTTGCCGGGATCAGACCGTACTCCGGATCGGACCCCGCTGAAACAGTCGATGCCGTCATCGATCAACTCCCGGCGGTTCGCAGGCGACTCAAAAAAGACGTCGAGGCCGCGTTCAAAGGCGATCCGGCAGCGAAGACGTACATGGAGATAATCCGGTCCTATCCGGGATTCATGGCGATACTCGTACAGCGGGTCGCACATACTCTCTACGAGGCCGAAGCCTCCGAGTACGCTCGCGAACTCACTGAATACGCCAAGACTGAGACCGGCATCGACATCCACCCCGGCGCTGAGATCGGCGACCACTTCTTCATCGACCACGGAACCGGTGTCGTCATCGGTGAAACCACCACTGTGGGGGAGTGGGTCCGCCTCTATCAGGACGTGACGCTTGGCGCACTCCATTTTGAAGCAGACGAGAGCGACGAACACAGATTAAAAAAGGGATACAAACGACACCCGGACATCGGCGACCACGTCGTCATCGGCGCGGGCACGAAAGTGCTGGGTGCTATTACTGTTGGTGATCACGTCAGCATCGGGGCGAACTCCTGGGTCACTGACGACGTTCCGGACGAGACGAAAGTGTACGTCACAGACCACCCGACGCAGGAACGGAAACGAACCAAGTGA
- a CDS encoding bifunctional methylenetetrahydrofolate dehydrogenase/methenyltetrahydrofolate cyclohydrolase: protein MTTIIDGNEIGDQITEGVAACTDTLVSEGVTPGLATVLMSDDGASETYVSMKQQACEEIGIEGFHYEIGPDEPAETLFATIDELNADPAVHGILVQMPVPDHVTKRDVLERIDPIKDVDGFHPENVGRLVAGNARYKPCTPHGIQKILAETGVETAGKDAVVVGRSDIVGKPMANLLIQYGPGGNATTTVCHSRTDDLADKTRDADIVIAAAGVPEMIDGSMLSDGTTVIDVGINRVDADTDKGYKLVGDVDFESARAKADAITPVPGGVGPLTIAMLMYNTVKAASLQSGVDITLP from the coding sequence ATGACAACGATAATCGACGGTAACGAGATCGGCGACCAGATCACAGAAGGCGTGGCGGCGTGTACGGACACGCTCGTCAGCGAGGGCGTCACACCGGGGCTGGCGACTGTGCTGATGAGCGACGACGGCGCGAGTGAGACGTACGTCTCGATGAAACAACAGGCCTGTGAGGAGATCGGCATCGAGGGGTTCCATTACGAAATCGGCCCGGACGAACCGGCTGAGACACTGTTTGCGACCATCGACGAACTGAACGCGGACCCGGCCGTCCACGGGATTCTCGTCCAGATGCCGGTCCCCGACCACGTGACCAAGCGTGACGTGCTGGAGCGCATCGACCCGATAAAAGATGTCGACGGGTTCCACCCCGAAAACGTCGGCCGACTCGTCGCAGGGAACGCACGATACAAGCCTTGCACGCCCCACGGAATACAGAAAATACTGGCCGAAACTGGCGTTGAGACGGCGGGAAAAGACGCTGTCGTCGTCGGCCGCTCAGACATCGTCGGCAAACCAATGGCGAACCTGCTCATCCAGTACGGACCGGGCGGCAACGCGACGACGACCGTGTGTCACTCACGGACTGACGATCTCGCAGACAAGACTCGCGATGCCGACATCGTGATCGCCGCTGCCGGCGTCCCAGAGATGATCGACGGATCGATGCTCTCGGACGGCACGACGGTCATCGATGTCGGTATCAATCGGGTTGATGCTGACACGGACAAAGGGTACAAACTCGTCGGGGACGTAGACTTCGAAAGCGCCAGAGCGAAAGCGGACGCCATCACGCCGGTCCCCGGTGGAGTCGGCCCGCTCACCATTGCGATGCTGATGTACAATACAGTAAAAGCAGCTAGCCTCCAGTCCGGCGTCGATATTACACTCCCGTAG
- the pabB gene encoding aminodeoxychorismate synthase, component I: MTDIRFSTDRESFLETAERAPNGARVPVEARLTVTDPFEAYRRARDGTTDGFYLETTGGQSGWGYFGVDPVEQIEVSAGATAAQDSGSPSIAAIDELLDREHLERGDCTVPYPCGAFGWLSYDVARELEDIPETTVTDGLPRLQLGVFECVAAWEEPHDGEVELYVTACPVVDESPETAYERGREMVRELAEDAVHGDRHVQFQPTAASQATFESECGEAAFADRVRQIKQYVRDGDTFQTNVSHRLTAPAAVHPVDTFDAVRRVNPAPYSALLEFPGVDLVSASPELLLDVDGDRLLTEPIAGTRPRGATPTEDAELEADLCSDEKERAEHAMLVDLERNDLGKVSEYGTVDVAEYRRVDRYSEVMHLVSLIEGELRDGVSIADAVAAVFPGGTITGAPKPRTMEIIDAVEQTRRGPYTGSIGVFGFDDRATLNITIRTLVQYDGEYRLRVGSGIVHDSEPEAEYQETLDKARALVTAVDEALGEQGSFAVESGTEPMEKMR, encoded by the coding sequence ATGACTGATATCCGGTTCAGCACCGACAGAGAATCGTTCCTCGAAACTGCAGAACGGGCCCCCAACGGCGCTCGCGTGCCGGTCGAAGCGCGCCTCACAGTCACCGATCCGTTCGAGGCGTATCGCCGCGCCCGCGACGGGACCACAGACGGGTTCTATCTCGAGACGACCGGCGGGCAGTCCGGCTGGGGGTACTTCGGCGTCGATCCGGTCGAGCAAATCGAGGTCTCCGCAGGGGCAACGGCAGCACAGGACAGCGGCAGTCCAAGCATCGCCGCCATCGACGAGCTACTCGACCGCGAACACCTAGAGCGAGGCGACTGTACGGTTCCATATCCATGCGGCGCGTTCGGCTGGCTGTCGTACGACGTCGCACGGGAGCTCGAAGATATCCCGGAGACGACTGTAACAGACGGTCTCCCACGGCTCCAGCTGGGCGTGTTCGAGTGTGTCGCCGCGTGGGAGGAACCACACGACGGAGAGGTCGAACTGTACGTGACGGCCTGTCCCGTCGTCGACGAGTCGCCCGAGACGGCGTACGAGCGTGGCCGCGAGATGGTCCGCGAACTGGCCGAGGACGCCGTCCACGGTGACCGGCACGTCCAGTTCCAACCGACTGCTGCAAGTCAGGCCACGTTCGAGAGCGAGTGCGGCGAAGCGGCGTTTGCAGACCGCGTCCGGCAGATAAAGCAGTACGTCAGGGACGGCGACACGTTCCAGACGAACGTCTCGCACCGGCTGACTGCCCCGGCGGCCGTCCACCCGGTCGATACATTTGACGCGGTCCGCCGGGTGAATCCGGCCCCGTACTCGGCCCTGCTTGAGTTCCCCGGCGTCGACCTCGTCAGCGCCAGCCCGGAGCTGTTGCTGGACGTCGACGGCGACCGGCTGCTCACGGAGCCGATTGCCGGGACGCGCCCGCGAGGCGCGACACCGACTGAAGACGCGGAACTCGAGGCGGACCTTTGCAGTGACGAGAAAGAGCGGGCCGAGCACGCGATGCTGGTCGACCTCGAACGCAACGACCTCGGGAAGGTCAGCGAGTACGGAACTGTCGATGTCGCCGAGTACCGCCGCGTCGACCGCTATTCGGAGGTGATGCACCTCGTTTCTCTCATCGAAGGGGAACTGCGCGACGGCGTAAGTATCGCCGACGCGGTCGCTGCGGTGTTCCCCGGCGGAACCATCACCGGCGCGCCGAAGCCGCGAACGATGGAGATTATCGATGCGGTGGAACAGACCCGACGGGGGCCATACACCGGCAGTATTGGGGTGTTCGGCTTCGACGACCGCGCGACACTGAACATCACGATCAGGACACTGGTCCAGTACGACGGCGAGTACCGGCTCCGCGTCGGGAGCGGTATCGTCCACGACTCGGAGCCGGAGGCTGAGTATCAGGAAACGCTGGACAAGGCTCGGGCGCTCGTCACCGCCGTCGACGAGGCGCTGGGCGAACAGGGGTCGTTCGCAGTTGAGTCCGGAACTGAACCGATGGAGAAGATGCGATGA
- a CDS encoding anthranilate synthase component II — translation MILIIDNYDSFAYNLVQYVGEFDEVTVRRNDAIDVDGIRELDPDGIVVSPGPGTPADAGVSIDVFAETEYPALGVCLGHQALCAAHGTPVGHAPSVVHGKPSEVRHDGTALYDGVDDPFEVGRYHSLAVEAATLPDELEETAHTNDEQGIVMGVQHTEKPHIGVQFHPESILTDAGKQLVENFCTGIAEA, via the coding sequence ATGATACTCATCATAGATAACTACGACTCGTTCGCCTATAATCTGGTCCAGTACGTCGGTGAGTTCGACGAGGTGACCGTTCGCCGGAACGACGCTATCGACGTGGACGGCATTCGCGAACTCGACCCGGACGGCATCGTCGTCTCTCCTGGCCCCGGGACGCCGGCGGATGCTGGCGTGTCAATTGACGTTTTCGCTGAGACAGAGTACCCGGCCCTGGGCGTTTGTCTGGGCCATCAGGCGCTCTGTGCGGCCCACGGAACCCCCGTCGGCCATGCACCGAGTGTGGTCCACGGGAAGCCCTCCGAAGTCCGCCACGACGGGACGGCGCTGTACGACGGGGTCGACGACCCGTTCGAAGTCGGGCGGTATCACTCGCTGGCCGTCGAAGCCGCAACGCTGCCGGATGAACTGGAGGAAACGGCACACACCAACGACGAGCAAGGCATTGTGATGGGTGTCCAGCACACCGAGAAGCCACACATCGGCGTTCAGTTCCACCCGGAAAGTATCCTCACCGACGCGGGGAAACAGCTGGTGGAGAACTTCTGTACCGGGATCGCTGAGGCCTGA
- a CDS encoding BCCT family transporter, whose amino-acid sequence MATSDASGIAEIVGRLLIPLCAASGALVLAGFFFPTLVGEAVTGPVWLTVALVFFTSGLCYIALLPYSEDTTAPAAADVFLRVRQTDVRQAVRGFLTQHEPAILAFPVLVFAAFFGLQVAFPARTTGAVDAAAATVLRGGGPLFLAAVFLSVCYCLVLLLGPWGDIKLGGPETEPSYTYPTYFTLVFTAGIAAGLVFWGPTEALFHFNQPPPYIGAAAGSQAAINGALVYTLFHWGVSAWSAYAVIGVPIAYFAFTRGAPLRVSTVLAPVLGTDGLDSAWTKLVDTLAVFATIGGIATSVALVSEQFLAGINYQWGVAAGEVGPVLFVGGLTLIFVVSSATGIHRGIRRIAGLNVVLFGLFTLLIVAVGPRSFVLQQGTRAFGTYIVEFVPLSLHTGGAWVAEWTVWNWSWWFSWAPFAGLFVAALSRGRRVRTVVFTSVVATSAATMVWFLLLGGTSLFIQQTGRADILAAIAQRGGSEAVAGFPLLSSLPLGLLLLFLFLALIIVFMATSADTSTLVVSVLATRRGVAPSTTHIVFWGVFQGAVAVSVLLLGGAETLQALAVLTGGPFAVISLVAAGGLTVTWLRDERGHTSLIRRAVRKLPDIQTHHDVDPPEEK is encoded by the coding sequence ATGGCCACCTCGGACGCAAGTGGCATTGCGGAGATCGTCGGCCGGCTACTGATCCCACTGTGTGCCGCGTCCGGGGCGCTCGTACTTGCGGGGTTCTTTTTTCCGACGCTCGTCGGCGAAGCCGTGACTGGCCCGGTCTGGTTGACCGTCGCCCTCGTGTTTTTCACCTCGGGGCTGTGCTACATAGCGCTGCTCCCGTACTCCGAAGACACGACCGCACCAGCCGCAGCCGATGTTTTCCTGCGTGTCCGACAGACCGATGTCCGGCAGGCTGTCCGGGGATTCCTCACCCAGCACGAACCGGCCATCCTCGCGTTCCCGGTGCTCGTGTTCGCCGCGTTCTTCGGGCTTCAGGTCGCATTCCCCGCACGGACGACAGGTGCTGTTGATGCTGCTGCGGCCACAGTCCTTCGCGGTGGCGGTCCACTGTTTCTCGCCGCCGTCTTTCTCTCCGTCTGTTACTGCTTGGTCCTGCTGTTGGGACCCTGGGGCGACATCAAGCTCGGCGGTCCGGAGACGGAGCCCAGTTACACCTATCCGACCTATTTCACGCTCGTGTTTACCGCCGGCATCGCGGCCGGACTTGTGTTCTGGGGACCGACGGAGGCACTGTTTCACTTCAACCAACCGCCGCCGTACATCGGGGCCGCCGCCGGGTCGCAGGCCGCTATCAACGGTGCGCTGGTGTACACTCTCTTTCACTGGGGCGTCTCGGCCTGGAGCGCGTACGCCGTCATCGGCGTTCCGATAGCGTACTTCGCGTTCACGCGAGGCGCACCGCTTCGGGTCTCGACGGTCTTGGCACCGGTGCTGGGAACTGACGGACTGGATTCGGCCTGGACCAAACTGGTCGATACGCTGGCCGTCTTTGCCACTATCGGCGGCATCGCCACCTCCGTCGCACTCGTGAGCGAGCAGTTCCTCGCTGGCATCAATTACCAGTGGGGTGTGGCGGCCGGCGAGGTCGGACCGGTCCTGTTCGTCGGCGGACTGACGCTGATATTCGTCGTCTCCAGTGCGACCGGGATTCACCGCGGCATCCGTCGGATTGCCGGCCTCAACGTTGTCTTGTTCGGTCTGTTCACGCTCCTCATCGTCGCTGTGGGTCCACGGTCGTTCGTTCTCCAACAGGGGACACGGGCCTTCGGCACCTACATTGTGGAGTTCGTTCCGTTGAGTCTCCACACGGGTGGGGCGTGGGTCGCGGAGTGGACCGTCTGGAACTGGTCGTGGTGGTTCTCCTGGGCTCCGTTCGCGGGCCTGTTCGTGGCCGCACTCTCCCGCGGTCGCCGGGTCAGGACTGTCGTGTTCACGAGCGTCGTCGCGACCTCGGCGGCGACGATGGTCTGGTTCCTGCTGCTCGGTGGCACATCCCTGTTCATCCAGCAAACGGGTCGGGCCGATATTCTCGCCGCTATCGCACAGCGCGGGGGTTCAGAGGCCGTCGCTGGATTCCCGCTGTTGTCGTCGCTGCCGCTGGGTCTGCTCCTGCTATTCCTGTTTCTCGCGCTCATCATCGTGTTCATGGCCACATCAGCGGACACCTCGACACTCGTCGTCTCAGTGCTGGCGACGCGACGGGGCGTGGCACCGTCAACGACGCATATCGTCTTCTGGGGTGTTTTTCAGGGTGCGGTCGCCGTTTCGGTGTTGCTTCTCGGTGGCGCTGAGACCTTACAGGCGCTGGCTGTTCTGACTGGCGGTCCGTTCGCCGTCATTTCGCTCGTGGCGGCCGGTGGGCTGACCGTCACCTGGCTTCGGGACGAGCGTGGCCACACGTCACTCATCAGGCGTGCCGTCAGGAAACTGCCTGACATTCAGACCCATCACGACGTGGACCCACCCGAAGAGAAGTAG
- a CDS encoding NAD-binding protein — protein MDNVPEDPSDRTLEDVFYPADRVPFVEWDELSGAKPTVVLTGVVALLAFVTGLSNLSQASLAINGPLTTVVDLPLPVVRFGGVLFAFVLGILTVGLQRRKRLAWRVATVVFLGLVLLPLATFQPTDIPLLVMTLVTYPLLVRNRHRFDQSLDLSPIQIASLSAIFGVILYGTVGAYGLRGQFLELDSWGDAVYYVIVTIATVGYGDITPVTAEARWFSLSIILFGTGAFTVAVGALIGPAIESRMATAFGVMTASELTLLEDHVVVLGYGDVTASLLKELGDETEVVVVTPDEETVASLQGEGVNLLTGDPTDEAVLKDARVGTASGVVVGSNDDARDVLAVIATKNVNPNIRTVAAATDQKHVEKFRAVGADEVINPRSIGGRLLGQSVLGRGSTESLLTGIGTDDSDPANSE, from the coding sequence ATGGATAACGTCCCAGAAGACCCGTCGGACCGGACACTTGAAGACGTGTTCTATCCGGCCGACAGGGTTCCGTTCGTCGAATGGGACGAGTTATCCGGTGCGAAGCCGACGGTCGTCTTGACCGGCGTGGTTGCGCTCCTGGCGTTCGTGACCGGTCTTTCGAATCTCAGCCAGGCGTCGCTTGCAATCAATGGACCTCTGACCACAGTGGTCGACCTTCCGTTACCCGTCGTCCGGTTCGGCGGTGTGTTGTTCGCGTTCGTACTCGGCATCCTGACAGTCGGACTCCAGCGGCGAAAACGGCTCGCCTGGCGTGTGGCGACTGTCGTGTTTCTCGGGCTGGTACTCTTGCCGCTTGCCACGTTTCAGCCCACGGATATCCCCCTGCTGGTGATGACGCTGGTCACGTACCCGCTGTTAGTCCGGAACCGACACCGGTTCGATCAGTCGCTCGACCTCTCGCCGATTCAGATTGCGTCGCTGTCAGCGATTTTCGGGGTCATTCTCTACGGAACTGTGGGTGCCTACGGGCTACGGGGCCAGTTTCTCGAACTCGACAGTTGGGGTGATGCCGTGTACTACGTCATCGTCACTATCGCGACGGTCGGCTACGGCGACATCACCCCCGTGACGGCGGAGGCACGGTGGTTCTCGCTCTCGATCATTCTGTTCGGGACCGGCGCGTTCACCGTCGCCGTGGGCGCGCTCATCGGGCCAGCTATCGAATCAAGAATGGCGACAGCGTTCGGAGTCATGACTGCATCAGAACTCACACTCCTTGAGGACCACGTCGTGGTTCTCGGGTACGGAGACGTTACGGCATCGCTGCTCAAGGAACTGGGCGACGAAACCGAGGTCGTGGTCGTTACGCCCGACGAGGAAACGGTCGCGTCGCTGCAGGGCGAAGGCGTGAACCTGCTCACCGGCGATCCTACCGATGAGGCGGTTCTCAAGGACGCACGCGTCGGAACTGCAAGCGGTGTTGTGGTGGGGAGCAACGACGACGCACGCGATGTACTGGCCGTCATCGCGACGAAGAACGTCAATCCGAACATCCGCACAGTCGCGGCGGCGACCGATCAAAAGCACGTCGAAAAGTTCCGCGCAGTCGGCGCGGACGAGGTTATCAATCCCCGTTCCATCGGCGGGCGGCTTCTTGGCCAGTCGGTGCTTGGCCGCGGGTCAACGGAATCGTTGCTGACCGGCATCGGGACCGACGACAGCGACCCTGCCAACTCCGAGTGA
- a CDS encoding EamA family transporter — MNAAVLFGLGTMIAWGFWIAFGNVASSTMDPETAAFVSYAAATVVTGIYVAVSDASLVVTNRGLLFAGAAGVAAAVGVVSTFVGVTVGSTSVVSTIGGMYFITAAVIGVIAFGESMTLTKAAGIGLALTAIVIINQ, encoded by the coding sequence ATGAACGCCGCCGTCCTGTTCGGACTGGGGACGATGATAGCCTGGGGGTTCTGGATCGCGTTTGGCAACGTCGCGTCGAGCACAATGGACCCTGAAACCGCGGCGTTTGTCTCCTATGCAGCCGCGACAGTCGTCACTGGCATCTACGTCGCGGTCTCTGACGCGTCGCTCGTCGTCACGAACCGGGGGCTGTTGTTCGCGGGCGCGGCCGGTGTCGCGGCAGCCGTCGGCGTGGTTTCGACCTTCGTCGGCGTAACTGTGGGATCGACATCGGTGGTCTCTACCATCGGCGGGATGTACTTCATCACTGCCGCAGTCATCGGCGTCATCGCCTTCGGCGAGTCGATGACCCTGACGAAAGCCGCGGGCATCGGGCTGGCGCTGACCGCGATTGTCATCATCAATCAATGA
- a CDS encoding Rid family detoxifying hydrolase: protein MKRTISTDDAPAAVGAYSQATSNGTLLITAGQLPLTTDGELLDDEPVGDQTRQCLHNVEAILESDGLSLDNVLKTTVYLDDIDDFDAFNEAYSEFFESEPPARSAVGVGAVPKGAAVEIEAIATTD, encoded by the coding sequence ATGAAGCGCACAATCAGCACCGACGACGCACCGGCCGCGGTCGGCGCGTACAGTCAGGCCACGTCGAACGGCACCCTCCTCATCACTGCCGGACAGCTCCCGCTAACGACAGACGGTGAACTGCTCGACGACGAACCAGTCGGCGACCAAACCCGGCAGTGTCTCCACAACGTCGAGGCGATTCTGGAGTCGGACGGGCTCTCGCTCGACAATGTACTCAAGACCACCGTCTACCTCGACGACATCGACGACTTCGACGCGTTCAACGAGGCCTACAGCGAGTTCTTCGAATCGGAGCCACCAGCGCGGAGCGCCGTCGGCGTGGGTGCGGTCCCGAAGGGTGCAGCGGTCGAAATTGAAGCTATCGCCACCACCGACTAG
- a CDS encoding NADH-ubiquinone oxidoreductase-F iron-sulfur binding region domain-containing protein: MTQETTALAHSTVVRVSTERQSQSGNRVRSAARAAADSVPVVRTGPTGITAATPLVMFTSGGQTAFYGDPSPATVRDLVDELEAGTVPTAAADAVTEHDPETASLPVPERGPLSVGRRDVLGPCGWVAPMEPADWAFVSTEQPADAAAGAGLLGRGRGDAAADEPIAEAWETASTTDGDPVVVCNANDASGLSTGDDTLLSGAPMAVLDGIAVVAKHVDADDAVIYVNESQTAVQAYLREAIDAAADMLPVVPQLVAGPDEYRAGEPTAALEALEGADRIEPRLQPPSPAKRGLYGRPTVIHTPRTFAQVQRAVADPGSLDADAADPGTRIVTVTGDVAAPATVELGSSASLAAACEAVEMDGSFKMACVGGVLGGITRSLGVAPTAQSLRAAGLGTDGVVELFDGDRCAVETVGKRARFASEENSGRCVPGREGTKQLTELLRDVYDGSFETEKIRELARVMRRSSNCQVGAHAPRPVTTAIDEFEPEFRAHTNGRCPSGTCTEKL, translated from the coding sequence ATGACACAGGAAACCACGGCCCTCGCTCATTCGACCGTCGTCCGCGTGTCGACGGAGCGCCAGTCACAGAGCGGGAACCGGGTTCGCTCCGCGGCGCGGGCAGCGGCGGACTCGGTCCCGGTCGTCAGGACGGGGCCGACGGGCATCACAGCGGCCACACCGCTGGTGATGTTTACGAGTGGCGGGCAGACAGCCTTCTACGGCGACCCGTCACCGGCGACCGTCCGTGACCTCGTCGATGAACTGGAAGCGGGAACAGTACCGACGGCTGCCGCAGACGCGGTCACCGAACACGACCCTGAAACGGCGTCGCTTCCCGTCCCGGAGCGCGGCCCACTTTCGGTCGGCCGCCGTGACGTGCTCGGTCCCTGCGGCTGGGTCGCCCCAATGGAACCGGCCGACTGGGCGTTCGTCTCGACTGAGCAGCCCGCCGACGCTGCAGCAGGAGCCGGGCTGCTGGGCCGGGGCCGCGGGGACGCCGCCGCTGATGAACCGATAGCAGAGGCATGGGAAACAGCCAGCACAACCGACGGTGACCCGGTGGTCGTCTGCAACGCCAACGACGCCAGCGGCCTCTCGACGGGCGATGACACCCTCCTCTCTGGCGCACCGATGGCGGTACTGGACGGGATTGCAGTGGTCGCCAAGCACGTCGACGCCGACGACGCTGTCATCTACGTGAACGAGTCCCAGACGGCCGTGCAGGCGTACCTCAGAGAGGCTATCGACGCGGCCGCCGACATGCTGCCCGTCGTTCCGCAACTGGTAGCCGGCCCGGACGAGTACCGGGCCGGCGAACCGACGGCGGCGCTCGAAGCGCTGGAAGGGGCCGACCGCATCGAGCCGCGGCTCCAGCCACCATCGCCAGCTAAACGGGGGCTGTACGGCCGCCCGACAGTCATCCATACCCCACGGACGTTCGCGCAGGTCCAGCGGGCCGTCGCCGACCCCGGAAGCCTCGACGCCGACGCCGCGGACCCCGGGACGCGAATTGTCACTGTCACCGGCGACGTGGCCGCACCGGCAACGGTCGAACTCGGGTCCAGCGCCAGCCTGGCGGCGGCCTGCGAGGCCGTCGAAATGGATGGCTCGTTCAAGATGGCCTGTGTCGGCGGCGTCCTCGGCGGCATCACGCGAAGTCTCGGTGTCGCGCCGACCGCCCAGTCGCTCCGGGCGGCCGGGCTCGGGACCGACGGCGTCGTCGAACTGTTCGACGGCGACCGCTGTGCCGTCGAGACGGTCGGGAAACGGGCTCGGTTTGCCTCCGAGGAGAACAGCGGCCGGTGCGTTCCCGGGCGCGAAGGGACGAAACAGCTCACCGAACTGCTGCGTGACGTCTACGACGGCTCCTTCGAGACGGAGAAGATACGCGAACTCGCCCGCGTGATGCGCCGGTCGAGCAACTGCCAGGTCGGCGCGCACGCGCCGCGGCCGGTGACCACGGCTATCGACGAGTTCGAACCTGAATTCCGCGCCCACACGAACGGCCGCTGTCCCAGCGGCACCTGTACGGAGAAACTATGA